One genomic window of Dromaius novaehollandiae isolate bDroNov1 chromosome 23, bDroNov1.hap1, whole genome shotgun sequence includes the following:
- the EIF3I gene encoding eukaryotic translation initiation factor 3 subunit I, with protein MKPILLQGHERSITQIKYNREGDLLFTVAKDPIVNVWYSVNGERLGTYNGHTGAVWCVDADWDTRHVLTGSADNSCRLWDCETGKQLALVKTSSAVRTCGFDFGGNIIMFSTDKQMGYQCFVSFFDLRDSSQIEKNEPYMKIPCSDSKITSAVWGPLGEFIIAGHESGELNQFSAKSGEQLSNIKEHTKQINDIQTSRDMTMFITASKDNTAKLFDCTTLEHLKTFRTERPVNSAALSPIFDHVVLGGGQEAMDVTTTSTRIGKFEARFFHLAFEEEFGRVKGHFGPINSVAFHPDGKSYSSGGEDGYVRIHYFDPQYFEFEFEA; from the exons ATG AAGCCGATCCTGCTGCAGGGCCACGAGCGCTCCATCACGCAAATCAAGTACAACCGCGAGGGAGACCTGCTCTTCACCGTGGCCAAGGACCCC ATTGTCAACGTTTGGTATTCGGTCAACGGAGAGAGGCTCGGCACCTACAATGGCCACACGGGAGCCGTCTGGTGCGTGGACGCGGACT GGGACACGCGACATGTGCTCACTGGCTCTGCAGACAACAGCTGTCGGCTCTGGGACTGTGAAACGG GAAAGCAGCTTGCTCTGGTGAAGACTAGCTCAGCCGTGAGGACATGTGGCTTTGACTTTGGAGGAAACATCATCATGTTTTCCACAGACAAGCAGATGGGATATCAGTGTTTTGTGAGCTTCTTCGACCTTCGTGACTCCAGCCAGATTG agAAAAATGAGCCTTACATGAAAATCCCCTGCAGTGACTCTAAAATCACAAGTGCTGTGTGGGGCCCTCTGGGAGAATTCATCATTGCAGGACATGAGAGCGGGGAGCTGAACCAGTTCAGTGCCAAG TCAGGGGAGCAGCTTTCGAACATCAAGGAGCACACCAAGCAAATCAATGATATTCAAACCTCCAGGGACATGACCATGTTCATCACTGCCTCCAAGGACAACACAGCCAAG CTATTTGATTGCACAACACTTGAGCATCTGAAGACGTTCCGGACAGAGCGACCAGTGAACTCTGCAGCACTCTCCCCCATTTTTGATCAT GTTGTGCTTGGTGGTGGGCAAGAGGCCATGGATGTGACCACGACCTCCACCAGGATTGGCAAATTTGAGGCGAG GTTCTTCCATTTGGCTTTTGAAGAAGAGTTTGGCAGAGTGAAGGGTCACTTTGGTCCGATAAATAGCGTTGCTTTTCACCCCGATGGGAAGAG CTACAGCAGCGGTGGTGAGGATGGCTATGTTCGCATCCACTACTTCGATCCCCAGTACTTTGAGTTTGAATTTGAAGCTTAA
- the TMEM234 gene encoding transmembrane protein 234 isoform X3, translating to MVRRSGCFRVTEPTLPLTGRKYVTVAMASAGEAAALVTVAVLWGGTGPFLRTGAAGLEQVRGQGRLRQLLTEICFLGLNYKYMVPFLLNQCGSLLFYLTLASTGAVAGMLITVLGVTLCVAGSYTRHSEKQQEENLFQGNPRV from the exons ATGGTGAGGCGCAGCGGCTGCTTCCGGGTCACAGAGCCCACCCTTCCCCTCACCGGGCGGAAGTACGTCACCGTAGCTATGGCGTCGGCGG GAGAGGCCGCGGCGCTGGTGACGGTGGCCGTGCTGTGGGGCGGCACTGGGCCGTTCTTGCGGACAGGCGCCGCGGGGCTGGAGCAGGTCCGGGGCCAGGGCCGCCTGCGGCAGCTGCTCACCGAGATCTGCTTCCTGGGCCTCAACTACAAG TACATGGTGCCATTTCTGCTCAATCAATGTGGATCACTCCTTTTCTATCTCACCTTGGCATCCACAG GGGCTGTGGCAGGAATGCTGATCACTGTCCTAGGAGTCACTCTCTGCGTAGCTGGTTCATACACAAGacacagtgagaaacagcaggaagaaaaccTGTTCCAAGGTAACCCCCGGGTCTGA
- the TMEM234 gene encoding transmembrane protein 234 isoform X2, which yields MVRRSGCFRVTEPTLPLTGRKYVTVAMASAGEAAALVTVAVLWGGTGPFLRTGAAGLEQVRGQGRLRQLLTEICFLGLNYKYMVPFLLNQCGSLLFYLTLASTDLSLAVPLCNSLALIATLVTGKILGEDIGGKRAVAGMLITVLGVTLCVAGSYTRHSEKQQEENLFQGNPRV from the exons ATGGTGAGGCGCAGCGGCTGCTTCCGGGTCACAGAGCCCACCCTTCCCCTCACCGGGCGGAAGTACGTCACCGTAGCTATGGCGTCGGCGG GAGAGGCCGCGGCGCTGGTGACGGTGGCCGTGCTGTGGGGCGGCACTGGGCCGTTCTTGCGGACAGGCGCCGCGGGGCTGGAGCAGGTCCGGGGCCAGGGCCGCCTGCGGCAGCTGCTCACCGAGATCTGCTTCCTGGGCCTCAACTACAAG TACATGGTGCCATTTCTGCTCAATCAATGTGGATCACTCCTTTTCTATCTCACCTTGGCATCCACAG ATCTGTCCCTGGCAGTGCCGCTCTGTAACTCTCTGGCTTTGATAGCCACACTAGTGACGGGGAAGATTCTAGGAGAGGATATTGGTGGCAAAA GGGCTGTGGCAGGAATGCTGATCACTGTCCTAGGAGTCACTCTCTGCGTAGCTGGTTCATACACAAGacacagtgagaaacagcaggaagaaaaccTGTTCCAAGGTAACCCCCGGGTCTGA